The sequence TGATTATAACACCTCACCCGATTGATCATGCATGATTAGGGATGGGAATTTTTATGGTTAGATGCGTAGCCGGTCTACCCAAGCCATAATAGGCATTCAAAAACCTATTAGAGTTTGAAACAGTTTGGGATGTAAAATTAAAACCTGAGTTGGTTTGGGATTGGTTTGGGATTTGAGTAGGGATGGCAACATCAGGACAGGTAACTGTATACAGCAGCCAATCATTTTCCTCATTCTGAACTGCAGAAGAAAATATAGGGAAAGAACCTGtttgctaaatttttttataactttattGAACTTAGTTTATCTTCTTGCAATAGTTGTTTTGATATCGTACTTTGTACTAGTTTGTAGGCAGTATTTATTAGATTTCTAAACATTATGAAGTGACATgtagatgattttattttgtaatgacTTGCTGACTTTTAGAAGTTCTTGtagattttgtttgataaattgaattatataaatgagaacccatcatctagggacgtccctagatttcaaatctagagatgtccatagtagccatcggatgaaaaatcggcggctcttatcattatgaacgaGTAGAAACCGCGTTACTACGGTGTTGTACTGATGATCAGTGACCCAGGTAAAAAGatgtacagtgtttatataatcaatcaaccatcggatgatgatccaacggcttagatttaaaacgtccctagatttcaaatctagggacttagatgatgttttccctatataaatatattaaatgatgTAATTTGTGATATTatgtaagaaattttatttcgttattcttaaaatttttttgaaagatcAACATATTAATATTTGCTAGGCCATAACTatgattatttgaaataaatcagttttaattttacaaagacatataattaattttttataatttaaatatctaaTCAGATGGGTTTAATAGGTTTTGGAGTTTAGGTAGAAATTATAAATGGGTTTGGAATATGTTTGGATTGACAAATTTTAAACGGGTTTGAGTTTGgaaattgtatgttttttccTCGGGTACTTGCAACATTGCTATCCCTAGGCGTGGCCTagatggaaaagaaaaagaggccTAGCAAAAATGTATTTGGTGAGgtaaacaaaaaacaacttgTTGATTATATAGTACACATGGAAACCACCAagggaaacaaaaaaatttagggaATGCTTTCTTTGACATATTTTCTTTGGATAATTTGTAATACAATGAAATTATGGTGCCACTATCTCAATTATAGGATATAACTGATTTTGTGGCAACTCTGCCTCTGTGAATAGCTATATATCGGTCTTGTATGTTGTTTGTGTATGCATGGCATAGCatagttttttatgtttttcattatattttttattttttcaagtgGCGTCTTAAATTTGAACTTAAGGAAGAGTTTTGGGGTTAAGCCCCATGATTGGTAGGATTGATAATTTAGCTATACTAATTGGGGTCGAAGCTTAACATTGTTTTAGGCCAGGCTTCAACAGTTTTTATCTGAAAAAGTACAATAATGGTAGTCTTCTTGTAGTTTCTTAAGCATTTGACATCAAATGGGCCTGTATCTCATCATTATCATACTTGTGGGatatttcctttctttctttttttttttaatattgttatcattattattcattgattttgctattatcttttatttgaagTTTAATGTTCATTCTACAAAAATAATCTTTTCTCCTAAATGTTGGTTGATTATACGCAAAGTGGTTTTTGTATTGTTACGAAAGGCTGGAGATCTACTTGCTTCCAAAAAATTCTTCCAGGATTGGCAATTTATCTTCCACAGTTTattgaccaaaataaaaatttagtcaATATTTAAATGCTCGAGCATTAGATATCATCTCTggtgttctttttctttataatatcACCATGATCACAGGAGGCGACTCTTTCAAATGATCAATAACCTCCCTACCATCTACGAGGTTGTGACTGGAAGCACAAAGaagcaaacaaaagagaaaacccCCAACAGCAGTAATAAGAACAACAAATCAAGCTCAAAGACGGTACATACTTCATTGTGTTAcacaatctttttttattttcttttagctcCTAAAACTCCCATTCTACCCTAAATTTTCCCCTTTCCTCTGTCTTTTTGCATCAGCAGTCCCGGCATCCAGAGTCTCAGACCAAATCTACGAAGATGTCTTCTgcaaaggaggaagaagaaagcggagaagaggatgaagaagaggaggatgaggacgaGCATGGGAACACTCTGTGCGGTGCGTGCGGTGACAACTACGCGCATGATGAGTTCTGGATTTGCTGCGACGTATGTGAGAAATGGTTCCATGGAAAGTGCGTGAAGATCACTCCTGCCAGGGCTGAGCATATCAAGCAATACAAGTGCCCGGCCTGCAGCAACAAGAGAGCCAGAGTTTGAATCAAAGATCAAAAGGTTGCAGGTCCTGAGTTGATTGTGTTTAGATTAGGAACCATTTCAGATGCAGGTCTCAACATATATCTTTATGTTGAAATCAGAATTTTATGTGTTTAGACcctttttagttttctttttatcgTCTTTTTAACTGATGTGCAGTGATGTGCATGTGCAATATGGGCGCGTGTGTTTTGATTTAACATGATCATCGTTTTAATCATACATCAGTTTGTTTAATgtcaaaatttattgttttttacttttgatttcaatttTCTTCTCTCTGCATTTTTGTCCAGCTAGAGACCGGGAATCATGCATAATAATAGATTCTTGAGTGAGCAAGTACACACTGAGATCGTTTGATGATATAATTGGACAGAACATTGTTGTCGAATCACTTAGAAATTCGATTTTGCAGGGATGAATAGCTCTCACGTATCTTTTTCCCGGTGGTAGTGCAACAGGAAAGACATCGACCGCAAAGAGTTTGCAATGATCGATGAATGCCGCATGTCGTCCCCAGAAACATTATGGTCTTCATTAAATTGCTGAAACAACAGCCTTCTCTAGAGTTGTAATTATATTCACAACAACCGATCACAACAGCATGCCTCATTTGTACCGTTTCTCAAAAATCAAGGATGCCTACATTGTGCACTGTTTGTGAATGATTTTGAGTTAAGAAAACATTGAGGTTGAATGGGATGCTTTGCATTTGATCaccaaaaaaattcagaaagttGGATCAATTGAGTTTACTAGGCAGAAGAATCACAAATTCGCTTGCAAATGATCATTGCAAGTTTCCCATGGCTGatcatttttctaaaaaaaaaattcttcatccTGTTTCATCCAAGAATATCACAATTTCAGGTAGGACTGTAGGAGTAGTCTCAGACAAAAAACATTGATCGATCTTTTGGAGCTAGTCATGTCATCAGACACTGCAGAAATAGTGAATAAGTACACACAGCTGGTAAATTCAGGTGCCGATCCTGTGACACTCAGTATCTAAATTGGCTTTATCATTGGAATCATGTCAGGAACTTACCAATCAAACAATTGATGATTCTTGCTTCAATACCATGtcttatttcatcaaaatcaatttgaagaTCTAAAATGTTTATTCCTGTGTTCATCATCAGCGAGTAGAATTGGGTCCGATAACTTGCATCATGCACTAAAGGTTCTTTCCAACGCCAAAAAACAGCTGACGATTTCAAGCGAACACTCAACTTGGTTCACTGCTGCTATTTTACAGCTCCATTCCGGCCTTGATCAGCAACCTAATCATTCAAGTAAAGTCAGCAAACAAAATTCAGGCTCAATTCCTAGAGTAAGTACTAAGCTCTGAATTATTGTGACTACTGATCTATAGATAACTTAACTCTTGATAGATTTCCATGCAAACTCTGAATCTATTGATTTGCAGGCTTAAAGTTGGAGGATATCTGAAGAGATGGTGTGTTGACAAGTGCTCATCAATGCCAATGCAACAATTACTCCATGTTCATGGGAAATTGATGTCCATCACAGAAGCCAAAGGTAAAATCAATGATCCACCTCCCAGTTTTTCATGGTGTGTTGTGTGCAGGCATTTCAGTTGCTTTCATTGCATTCAAAGACTGCAAAGCCGAACAATTCTTGAGCAGCATAACAAAGTCATTCTGTACAGTCTTGGGACAACATGTGGAAGTACAAATAGCTCTTCTCCCTGCACATCTGAAAGATCAATGTTGAGAATCAGATTCAATTGCAGATTTATATCAATCATTGAACAAGGAAACACAAGCCAATATCGGTCATTGGGTTAAGTGTGTCTTACTCCAAGGTATCCAGAACAGGACAAAAGATCGAGCGCAGAAAACTCTGGCACCTGATGAAGGCTCTCAAATGCCGGTAGATGTAGAACCTGCATTATGCTTAAAAACTCAGAACAAAATCATGGCACAAAACAGCACCATTTACCAGTATGAAAGTGACCTTTCAGTGCCGAAGTCCGTCTCGTCAAAGCTTTGGGAAGAAAATCCATTACATTAAATCAAGGAGCTGAAAACAGATGTAACTGAAGGCTTCCGAAAGGAAAGAGTTGGTAAAATTGTCAATAACTATTCAATTTCACCAAGCTCATTGCATACATACAACTCGAACACCAAGTTGGGCATAGAAAACAAGTACATTACttattttacaatatatatatatacttattaatGCTGGTAACGATCAACATAAGATCTATTACATGGacatttggaaaaataaatatgataaaatattataCAGGAGTCATGATACAGAACCTGGATACAATGGTTTGGAAAACCAGTAGAGCTAAGAAAGGGAAGGTACAAAATAATACAATCCTTCATAAATGCATACATatgtacataaatatataattgaagaaattgatCTCATTATCCATTGAAAATTATGCAAAGACAAGCCGCCTACCATGTTTAGATTGGTGCCTGATGAAATTGAAGAACAGATAGCCGACAGCAGACACTAGAGCAGCACAAGGGATTGTCACAGTTGGTGTCTACATTAATATCTTAATTGTAGGTTTCCATGTTTCTATTTGCTCCTCTAAAAGAATAAAGGCATTCTGTCATTCAGGCAAAGATCGACTCAAAAATTTCTATATGATTATTGAGGTTGGATTATGGATAAAGGAACATTCTTCAATGGCAACACAAGCTCGAGCTCCCTGTTCGGGACATTAagtgaacaaaatcaaaagcCGAAAACACACTAAGCAAGAACTCCTGCTTTCATGTTCAATATTCTCTCAGCTACCAATAGATCATCCGGGGTTGTAACCTGTGACAGATGTGGGAAGAAGATGGTAACCAGAGAGAAAAGGATGATTCTGTGATGGTAACATATGGTTtgttatgaaataattgatgtagttttattttgttttattctgtgccaagaaaaaaataatcttctTCCAGAAAGGTAAGTTTATATCACCACCAGGTGGTAGCTAAAATTACTTGGTACCTTGATGTTTGTATATGAGCCTTCAGTGATGTACACAGGATGTTTAAGGTGCTCCACAATAGATACATCATCAGTGACTTCAAGGCCTTCCCTATTGTGAGAAAAGAGCAAGAATTAATAGTCAAGGCAAAAAATTAACCaattttaattgcataataAGAAAGATGGGTGGGAGAATTTTGGCATTTTTTGGTGTGCACTATAATTTTTAAGCATTGGAACTAAACACGATCATGAAAATCAAGACAGTTTCTAGCAGATAATTTGATACCATAATAATCACATTCAATATAGTAATGcataaaattaaagtaatttCTTGGGCAAGCTGACTAATGATCTTTCCAAGATACATTGTGATTATGGCATTGTGATTATGTAGCACCCATGACAATCTGAATTTGCAGATGGGGACTGAATTATTTAGCAACTAAGACCCATTGTTTTTTTATCCTGGCGAAAGAAAGGAAGGCATACTTGTTGACGAGCTCAAAACCACGTTTAAGCACATCAGGCTTGATAACCTGCACAtaattccacaaaaaaaaagggtttttctCATATCTCTAATGATGTATTTAATACAATAGCCAGTTCCAAATTGGAAACATGCCCCTATTAGTTACCTGTGGAGTTTGCATTTCCCAAAGTGCCTTCCTGTCCAAGGTTTTGACAACATAATAACGATCATTGACCTATAAAATAGAtcacttatttaaaaattagaggCTCATAAAATGCATTTCGTACTGCTAAACAACTTAAAAGGTCAGCTCTGAGCCTCGTAGAAGTGCATGCTCTGTATATGATAATCCATGTTAAAGCTTACAGCATGCTTTGGTCAGTGGATAATTTGAAG comes from Dioscorea cayenensis subsp. rotundata cultivar TDr96_F1 unplaced genomic scaffold, TDr96_F1_v2_PseudoChromosome.rev07_lg8_w22 25.fasta BLBR01000460.1, whole genome shotgun sequence and encodes:
- the LOC120254461 gene encoding PHD finger protein ALFIN-LIKE 6-like isoform X1, which gives rise to MEGAAGAYNPRTAEEVFRDFRGRRAGMVKALTTDVEKFYQLCDPEKENLCLYGLPNETWEVTLPAEEVPPELPEPALGINFARDGMDEKDWLALVAVHSDAWLLAVAFYFGARFGFDKDARRRLFQMINNLPTIYEVVTGSTKKQTKEKTPNSSNKNNKSSSKTQSRHPESQTKSTKMSSAKEEEESGEEDEEEEDEDEHGNTLCGACGDNYAHDEFWICCDVCEKWFHGKCVKITPARAEHIKQYKCPACSNKRARV
- the LOC120254461 gene encoding PHD finger protein ALFIN-LIKE 6-like isoform X2 → MEGAAGAYNPRTAEEVFRDFRGRRAGMVKALTTDVEKFYQLCDPEKENLCLYGLPNETWEVTLPAEEVPPELPEPALGINFARDGMDEKDWLALVAVHSDAWLLAVAFYFGARFGFDKDARRRLFQMINNLPTIYEVVTGSTKKQTKEKTPNSSNKNNKSSSKTSRHPESQTKSTKMSSAKEEEESGEEDEEEEDEDEHGNTLCGACGDNYAHDEFWICCDVCEKWFHGKCVKITPARAEHIKQYKCPACSNKRARV